In the genome of Phaseolus vulgaris cultivar G19833 unplaced genomic scaffold, P. vulgaris v2.0 scaffold_138, whole genome shotgun sequence, the window GTAATAAATAAAGCAAAGAATCTGCACTTAATGCAAACAAATAATACACGAAAGATGCTTACAGGAATTGTGCCAGAAACAGAGCCCCCTCCAATGTCATTTTCCAACAAATTTCTGCACTTAACATTCTTCTGAAGGAGATTCTTTACGGTGACCAAGGCTGAAATGGGGGATTCAAAGGAAAACTAAATTTAAGTATGTctctcttttcattttaatttctatttcctGTGTTTTATTACAGAAGGTAGTGTTGCATACAAAATGGAAGGTTGATATAAGAATGCTAAAACATACCAGCCATGGAATCTGCTGATCCAACACACAGTGATATTGTTGCTAATCTTTTTATAAATGCAGCAGTCTTTTGCATGTCATGTTGCTTATCATCGCACAACATTATCTTCAAAGCTTCTGCTAAAACCTCTCCTTGATCTCTGTTTCATAAACAAAACACAAATTAACTggaacaagttaaaaaaaataaaaacaaactgAGAAATTTGCTAATAAGGTGCATTTCCCTGTACAACATTAAAGTTGAAACaaggaaaaattaaaaaaaacaaaaatttaatagtACTTTATGTTTCCATGCTTCCATTTAATGCCATATATATACATGTGTATGTATGTGCACGCTATGGAACAAAATCAATTTTCGGACAACAGAACTAACTGATTCTAAAAGCACAAGATGTTAGGTGAAGGCCCGGTAATCATTTTTATCCCCATTTCTCTAATATATTCACCCATGACAAGGCCCCGGAGCTTTAGGTGTCAACATGTTTTTGGTTACAATATGTTTTTTCATGTGTCCATATATGCAAGCAAACTCTACATTGggacaaattaaatatttaattagaaaagtGAGAGCAGAAAAGTCTGAATTCCTACTTATTCTAAAACCTTAAGAGACCCACAGGATGTATTGCATCTCTAACAATACAATTTGTTCTTATAGTCACTAAATTTATATGCATACCTATGCATGTAAACTAGCATCTAAGACAACATACAAAAACAAGTACATCAATATCCACAAAAATTACCTATCCTGCAAGTCTGGTAGATTTTCAGCAACAGAAAATACTGGTCATAAggaaaaacaaattgaaaagaaaaagtaaattgtattttaatacAAACCTTCCAGGATTGTATTCAAGTACAAGATTGTAAAGGTGGATAAAGAAATCCTGTAAATCAACATTTAAGGCATCAAGATTGTTCCGCATCACTTTAAAAGCAACTATGCAACATTGGAGACGTTCCGATACGGTCAAACATTTAGAACACTTGTCAGAAGTGTTGCCTGAGTAGCTACTTCCAGAAGCAAGTGCTTTCAGATGGTTCATTAAATCACCCATGAAATCAAGGTCAATAAGATGTGAAAATTTTGCCAGTCCTTTCAGACATGGAGCAAGCAAAGGGAGAGGTTCCACAGCAGTAGATAATGCCCCGGCATTTGCTTCAGGCCTGAGCAAGAATTATCATCCATCATGACAGAAAGTGATTAATTCTCATTCAAAAGCTACTTAGtattcaaaacaaataaaaaacttaagcaagaaatattaataaagaaaaatataatcaatcaataaataaataaaatatctaattCAATGGAGAACAgggtttataaaataaaccATAGAAAACTAATATTTCCTATGCATATATAGTAATACTTGTTATATAAAAACACACCTGACACGTATGGACTGCATTGTATGCTTCAAAATGCGAAAGTATGTCTCAAAGACAACTGAGAGTGTTGCAGTTTGCATCTGTCTCCTCTCCATAACATCTGGGGCAAAGGATGCAGCCTTGTAATCGGCTTCAACCTACAGAAGGCATAACTATAATATCATCTGAACAAAAAACCATAAGTGACTTTTATGGGGAAAAGTAATAACCTCCTCTCTTGTTTTGGAAATCGATTCTTGCCTACTTCTCTTTCTATCATTTTCCACCAACTGATTTGATGCCTCcatgtttttccttttcttactattcttgttttttaatttctgatcctcttctttcttttcataCTTCAAGAGATCCTCATTAAATGaaagagacaagaaaacctggAAAGCCATTGCAACGAAGATACATTACTAAATAACTCTGTTAAACATTCCAcgcaaataaaataaaataagtttcaCTAAAACAGGAACAGAACAAAACACAAGTTGTTGGTGCCTTTTTAAAAGAACTGTTTTAAATTAGAACATgtctaaaatatttatcataagTATTCAAGTTCTCTGCAGGAAaagacttaaaaaaaaactactttaaacaAGCAGGCCCTTGATGATGTCACCACACAAAGTAAAGTAGAAATTTATTGGAAAAAGAAACAGAAAATTGACAAAATCTAGACTTCAAGAAAAAGATACAAATATCAGAGGAGCAGGGTTGTACATCAACAGAATCTGGGTGAAATTGGCAATTATGAGCTTTAACATGATCAGCAATCAATCGAACAGCCTCCAGGGTAACTTCACCCCCATGTTTCCCTTCATTTGTAAAGAGTGATTTAATTGTTGAACAACAAAGCTTCCTgtaaaatgaaaaaggaaatttCAAACAGATACATAGTAGTAACTGGTAAgtatcatgaaataaaaataaataaatcactatccatatgcaaGAAGAAAGTAACTCATAACTTACAAGGTATTGTCTTACTAAAAGATTCAAGGGTCAATGTGACATGTGCACATTAAAGAGGGGCAAAACAGACCTTGGATAGGTCATCTGCAGGGAGACACATGGCTGCTGATCCAACAAAATGAGGGAAGGAGAAAAAGTGCAAGGCCCAAAATAACTAATTCTAAGCTGAAGGATTTCAAATGGTCTCAAcactattatataaaatttggtTATACATAGCGGAATTCTGATCTCTCTCTGGGACAATTCTATTCTCATATAGTATTTTCTATCTCTGTACTGCTACTATGAGGTAGCCTTCCTCATTGTAATTCATATCCATCTTAAGTAATAATATTCATTAGTACTGTTATAATATTCATTAGTACTGTTATATTGGTAATGTTAGTCAATGTTAAAAATATAAGCCATGTAAACAAAACTTTGTCTTTCCACCACTTAATAAACTGAAATTAGAATCATGCCTGACTTTCAGAACCCAGCTTCCACAGAAAAGTGAATGATGCCACAACTtacaattataaaatgaaatattactaaTGAAACTTGGCAACAAGTTTCTGAGGCAAAGTTCATTACGACTACACACCTGAagcatgtattatttttaaacaatagTCGTTTAAATGGAAAAAGACGATGATGTTACAAATTGCTAAGCCCTCAAAATCCAACTTCAAGAATATCGATATTCACATTCTACAATTCTTTTTTTACGAGGTATGCTTTCCAAAACAtggtaaaatattttgtatactcTCCACTCCAACACTAGCTAAATGACAAGAAAACAATAGGCATACATTATTCCCCTCATAAATGATTTAAAGGAACATCCATAAAGAAAAGTTTTTTTTCTGTACATTTATAAATTCGAATGGCTAGTAtattataaaaacttttatgcATACACTATAACTATACAAGGCAGTCAAGCACTTTTAGTTTTAATCCCATAAGAACCCCATTACCATAAACATTTTTCTTATGTCTCCAATGACAGCATACATACCCACAAAAATTCCGGAGAAAGCTTATTATAATGAAAAATGGTGAACAGAAAATATACACCAGAACCTTATAGCGTCATTAGTAGAGCTTATGTTTCTGACAGTAGCATCCAACAAACTTTCCCGGTAGTTGAAATGGGGATTAGCATCAAgcaaagaacaaatacaacgaACCGCTACATGCTGAAATAGAGGCTTATTCTCTAAGGCCATCAATCTTTGCAAGTACACCTAACAACATgacaaaagtaaaaaataacacATCTTAGTCCCACAAATATTGAAAAAGTTAGTATTTTATAAGAATTTCAAATAACACATCTTACCTGATTGCTTTCAGCAGAAAGAATGGAATTTTTATCTGCTTGGAGAAACCTTCCAACTAAATCACAATCTCGAAGCACATGATCAATGATGGCATTAGATTTGCTCTCCAGACATGATGATATGATGCTTTCAATAGGCATTGATAGGGCATATTACACTCACCaaaattgggtgcaaatggatGACACAGTGGCaaagaaataagaagataaGTAAATGAGAAACATGTGATTCTACTTAAGCAGAAACAACAGAGTTtaagttaaaaatttattagCATAATCACCACTAATGAACAAAACCCTATGAAACCCATCACACCTCACACCATTCTGTTACACTTAAACAGACCAAACATGTTAACAGCTACAACCAACACCTAGAAAACATCAATAACAACTAT includes:
- the LOC137817553 gene encoding nucleolar complex-associated protein 3-like, producing MPIESIISSCLESKSNAIIDHVLRDCDLVGRFLQADKNSILSAESNQVYLQRLMALENKPLFQHVAVRCICSLLDANPHFNYRESLLDATVRNISSTNDAIRKLCCSTIKSLFTNEGKHGGEVTLEAVRLIADHVKAHNCQFHPDSVDVFLSLSFNEDLLKYEKKEEDQKLKNKNSKKRKNMEASNQLVENDRKRSRQESISKTREEVEADYKAASFAPDVMERRQMQTATLSVVFETYFRILKHTMQSIRVRPEANAGALSTAVEPLPLLAPCLKGLAKFSHLIDLDFMGDLMNHLKALASGSSYSGNTSDKCSKCLTVSERLQCCIVAFKVMRNNLDALNVDLQDFFIHLYNLVLEYNPGRDQGEVLAEALKIMLCDDKQHDMQKTAAFIKRLATISLCVGSADSMAALVTVKNLLQKNVKCRNLLENDIGGGSVSGTIPKYLPYSTDPNLSGALASVLWELNLLSSHYHPAISTLASGISSMSTAHNQVLLSKTSPQLAYKEMSLDQELCFTQQSGSIKLNNKRKRTNGPATSPSIGSTTVMSSFDDNELQRKLISHFMVHHDIKENERLRKELDRTALSLQLYEQYKKQKKQKKRS